The window TCCTTCATGCCGTCCTTCGACTGGGAGCAGTTCTTCGCCTGGGCCTCGGAGAACGTCCCCCGGGTCTACAAGGACCCCTCGGCGGCCGCCGCGGCCATGGACAGGCTGAGCAAGGCCGACATAATATTGGCCAGGATCAGGAAGACCGGCGAGTGGGAGCTCATGCCGTACATGACGGAGATTATGCTGGCGGGCATAGCGCTCGTCCCGGGGAAGCCGAGGCTACCTAGATTCTTCAAGTACCAATTCCCCCAGCGCATCTTGATGCTGGCCCGCTCCAAGGAGGCCCGGAGGAGGCGGGAGCTGGTCGTCCAGTACCTGTCGCAGGAGCTCCACCTATCCGCTAGCTACGTCTCATCGGAGTTGCTTAACGTCCTATCTTTTCTATCTAAGAAGAATGAGAAAATCCTAGAAAATATAAGTAGACACCTATCTATATCGACGACAGATATAAAAACTCTACTCAGTAGCTAGCTCCGCGAGTATCTTGGCCAGTTGCAGGATCTTGGGCTCCTTCCTTAGGGAGACCAGCCGTATGCGACCTATCCTGTGCTCCTCCACTATGCCCGCCTCCTTCAAGACCTTCAAGTGCTCCTCCAGCAAGCTGTAGTTTATGCCGAGCCTCCTGGCCAAATCGGTCGTGTTTATCTCGGATAAGTTGTACAGCTCTCGGATTATCCTCACGCGCGATTTGGCGCCCAGCACAAAGTCTATGTCCATCACCGTAGCTCCTCGATCGCCATAGACGTTATGGCTTTCTCCAGCGCGTCTAGCGGCTCAGTGCCTATCGAGATGAGCGTAGTCCTGCCGCGCAGTCCCTCACCCTTTTTGTTGAGCCGAGTCTCGACTATGCCCTTGTTCCTGAGCTCCCCTAGATAGGCCCAGAGCTGGCTGTGCGTCCTCGGCTTCTGCCCGAACTCCTCGCACACCACCTTGTACATCTCTTCCACCTCGCCGAACGTGACGTAGGGCTTTCCGCCCCTCAACGCCCTCACTATGGCCAACAACAACAACTTCGCGTGTAGCGGAAGGCCCTTCAAGATATCCGACGAGATCCCCACCAGCACCTCCTTGCTGGCCCGCCTGACGTGTTCAGGCGTAATTCTGCTCACGCCGTCGCTCTCGGCGTTGTTGGCGGCCCTGTAGAGTATGTCGAGCGCCACCCTGGCGTCGCCCTTGTTCTCGGCCCCCTCCTCGGCGCCAGTGATGTCAGCTATCATGTCCAGGATATCCTCGTCGTAGGATCCCGGCGCCAGCGCTATCTCAGCCCTCTGCCTCAATATGTCGAAGATCTGATCTCTGGTGTAGGGCGGGAACCTCACTATGGGCTTGCCCAAGATCCCGCGGGTGGAGGGATCCAGCGCGTCTATGAAGTCGGGCGTGTGGCTGACCAAGATAAGCCCGAATCTGTGGGTGCCCAGCTTGTCCGTCTCGAGGCCCATCCTGATAAAGATCGAGATGGCGTCGGGCGCCAGATTAAACACGTCGTCGAGGGCCACTATGGCGAAGAGGTCCTTGTCCCTCATCTGCTCCAAAAACACGTTGACGAGCTCGTCCCTGCTGAGACCCCTCTTGGGCACCACTATTCCTAGCTGTTGCGCCAAGCTGCTCACTATGGCGGTGAAGGTTCTGTTGATGAAGCAGGAGACGTAGGCGAACTTGACCGGCGGCTTCACTGAGCCTCCGAAGGATCTCAGAGTGACGGTCTTGCCGCTCCCCTGTCTGCCCACCAGAACCGCTCTGGGATAGAACGAGCCCGGGCTATCGAGGAAACTGCGCATATATGCGGATAGTTGTTTCAACTGCTCCTCTCTGTGCGGAAGCGCCGGCGGTATGAAATCGGGGCTGAACGCGTCGCCCCTGACTATGATCCTCATTAATCTGAGCTACTTCCGGGATTAATAAAAATTTCAGACAACTACTCTCTTAATAAAACTACTAAACTAAAAGTTTTTGTGACCTCCTATCTTGCGCCCCAGAGACGGTTTTATTGCGCCAACTGCGTGTTGAGCCCCAGGAACCCGCGCGCCTCTAGAGGCGGGTTGCGAGGCGTCGCGGCGGTCGAGCGGAGAAGGTATTTATAGAGCTGAGTGTTGGCCGGGCCGTGAATATGAGGTCGGAGTACCCGACGAAGGCATATGGCCGCCGCTAAGTATGGCACGATCTGCGGCCCCGACGCTTGCTTCGCCTCACTCCTTTTTAGGTCGGACAAGCCGTTGGACAGAGATACGCTCGCCTCGATCGGACGCCGCGCGTTGGTCGTCGCCGTGAGGCCCGACGCCGTCAAGGACTGGAGGTACCTACTTCAGGCGATGGCCTACGCGTACGCCTATAAAAGGCCGGCGCGGGACTGGCGCATATCGGCCCTAATGTACCTAACAGCCAGCGATAGTATAGGCGACGCGCTCGCCGCGGCATCGCCTATAGGGAGCAAGGAGTACGTCGTTGCCGTATACGGAGAGCCTGGCGAGGTGGCGGAGGAGCTGGCCGAGTTGCCACAAGGAGAGCCTTTCTACCCCGAGGGCGACTACGATCCCTGGCTCATAACGCGCTACGCCTTGAAGAGACTGACATGATACACTCCACAATCCTACTACTAGTGCTGGCGATCTTGCTGGTCGTGCTCGGCATTTTCGGAGTTATACCGTCGGCGCTGGCCGCGGCTCTCGCCTCTATATTCATAGCGATATACCTCTGGGCCCTATATACGAGGATAAAGTTTAAGCCGCCTCCGCCTAAGCCGCCCGTGCCCCTTAATGAAAAGGCGACGGTCGTGGAGGGGCTTAAGCCAGAGGGCGTGGTCAAAGTCGGGGGAGTATACTGGAGGGCTCTATGCGACGGTTGCGAGGCCAAGGCAGGCGAGGCCGTCGTCGTGGTCGGCTATAGGGACGGAGTCCTGGTCGTGAGGAGGTGTTCTACGCAATAGCGTTAGCCATAGCGCTCGTGATATCGCTCCACATGTTGTGGCCCCATCTAGCCGGCAGAGGGGCCGGCTACGGCACGTCCAGCCTGAAGGCGGCCAAGAAGTCGCTGGAGCTCGTCGACGTTAAGGGCAAGCGGTTCTACGAGCTCGGTTGCGGATACGGGGCCGTGTTAGTGCTCGCGTCTAGGGCTGGGGCCGAGGTGGTGGGAGTCGAGATAGATCCGATCAGAGCGTTGATATGTAAGCTCAGATGCCCGAGATGCCGCATCATGTGGGGCGACATGTTTAAGATACCGCTGGGAGACGCCGACGTCGTGTATATATTCCAATGGCCTTCCGTAAACGAGAGGCTCGCGGCCAAGTTCAACAAAGAGCTTAGAAAAGACGCCTTGGTAATCTCCTACTACTGGGAGGTTCCAGATATGGAGCTTGTGGCTAAGGACGACGAAAACAAAATATACATATATAGACCTAAAACTTTATAAATATATACTTGCCGACCCTCCTCGCCCTGGAATAGCCCTGGGAAGGCGCCGAGTCCGAAACCCCGTCGTAGAGCTCCACCCGTTTTATCATCGCCTTGAAATACTTCATGGATAGGCATCTATCCAGCACGGACTTGTCGCTGAACTTGGCGTAGAACACCCCAGGGCTTATGGGCTCGCAGACGACGGCCGTATCCCCCTGCCCGTACAGACAGTCGCAAAGATCCCGCGCGATCGCGGCCTCCTTCCCGCCTATAGTGGTGGCCAAGATCACGGCCACGATAGCTTTAAATTCACGGGTTTTTAGCGGCTAATGGCGTCGGGGTGGTAAAGACTCCGCTCTCGGAACTGCCCAGCCCGAAATCCTTGGCGCGGCGCTTGTATAGATCCGGCGAGAGCTTCGTGTCGCTTCTGGAGTCGGGTCCCGGCTTCCCCGACAGAGCCAGATACACCATAGTGGCGTGGGGAGTGAAGAGGTATGTGTCGGTCCTATCCAACTCCTACGAGGAGTTGCAGAGGATGTACAGAGGTCTGGAGCCCTCGGGAGGGCCCTTCGGAGGCGAGATGGCGATAGGCTTCGTCTCGTACGACGCTGTTGTGGAGATAGAGCCGACGTTGGCCAAGTACGTCAGCGCGGACAAGGACTTCCCCAGGGCGCTTTTCGTCGTCCCCGAAAACGTGGTGATCTACGACAATCTGCTCAAGAGGGCCTACGTGGTCGGCAAGTTGCCTGCATACGCCGAGGCCGAGCCGGAGAGGCGGCCGAACATGGGCAGAGTCCTCTACAAGACGGACGACGCGTTCTACAAGGCCGCGGTCTCGGAGGCCTTGAGGCGTATAAGGGACGGGGAGATATTCCAAGTCGTGTTGTCGAGGCGCGAGGTGTTCGAGATCTCCGGAGACTTGTTCTCGATCTACGAGAGGCTGACCTCCATCAACCCATCGCCCTACATGTTCTTCTTCAAATTCGGCGACATTGCGCTGATAGGCACCTCGCCCGAGTTGTTAGTGAAGGTCGAGGGCGACGTGGTGGAGACGCACCCGATAGCCGGCACCAGGCCTAGGGGGGCCGACGATAGGGAGGATCTGAGGCTCGAGGACGAGATGCTCTCCGACGAGAAGGAGCTCGCCGAACACATGATGTTGGTGGACCTGGCCCGCAACGACGTGGGCAGGATCAGCAGATTCGGCACCGTGAAGGTCCAGGAGCTGATGGCGGTTGAGAAGTACAGCCACGTCCAGCACATAGTCTCTAGAGTAGCCGGAGTCCTCGACCCGCGCTACAACGTGGTGGACGCGATCTGGGCGCTACATCCTGCCGGCACGGTGTCGGGTGCCCCCAAGGTCAGGGCCATGGAAATAATAGGCGAGCTGGAGGACATGCCCAGAGGCCCGTACGCAGGCGGCTTCGGCCTCTTGACGCCGAGAGGCGGAGAGCTGGCGATAATAATAAGGACGTTGATCATAAAGGGCGACGTCGCCAGGATACAGGCAGGCGCGGGGGTCGTCTACGACTCGACCCCCGATAGGGAGTATAGGGAGACCGAGTACAAGCTGGCCCATCTGAGGGCGGTATGGACCTGACGCTCATAATAGACAACTACGACTCGTTCACCTACAACATAGTCCAGTACGTAGGGGAGCTGGGCTCGCGGCCTCTGGTGGTCAGAAACGACGAGATAACGCCGTCAGCCGTCGAGCGGATAAGGCCTGACAGAATCATAATCTCGCCGGGGCCCGGGCATCCCGAGAACCCCCGCGACGTGGGCATCTCGAGGGAGGTGGTGAGGCTCTTCGCGCCGAGGGTGCCCATATTGGGCATATGTCTAGGCCACCAGATAATAGGGTCGGTCTTCGGGGCGAAGATAAGGCACGCCAGGACCATAAAACACGGCAAGACAAGCTACATCAAGCACATGGGCGGTCCGCTGTACGCGGGAGTGCCCGAGGTGTTCAAGGGCATGAGGTACCACAGCCTTGTGGTGGACGAGGTGCCGGGATCGCTCGTCGTGGAGGCCGTGGCGCTGGACGACGGGGAGCTTATGGGACTGCGCCACGCCGAGTATAACGTATTCGGCGTTCAATTCCACCCAGAGTCTATTGGCACCGAGTACGGCAAGAGAATTCTCAAGAACTTCCTGGACAGGATATGAACTTCTTGGAAGAGGTCCGCAAATCGCTGAAGTACAGAGCCGAGAGGCCGCCGCCTAGGGAGGTCCCCCTCGTGGACTTCAGAAAGGCTCTGGGGGATTTCGGCATAATAGCGGAGTACAAGAGGGCGTCGCCGAGCGGCGTAATAAGGGCCGACCTGCCGCCGTGGAGGTATTTCGAGGAGCTGGCCCAGTACGTAGACGCCTTTTCCGTCCTCACTGAGCCGTTCTGGTTCATGGGAGATCTCCGCTTCGTCCCGCTTGCGAAGAGATTTAAGCCGGTTCTGGCAAAGGACTTCGTCCTGGACAAGAGACAGATAGACGTGTTTTTCGGCTACGGCGCAGACGCCGTGTTGATAATATCAGAGTTCGCCCTAGATAAGACCGTGGAGCTCGCAGAATACGCGAAGAGGATCGGGATGACGCCGCTAGTCGAGGTAGGCGACGCGAAGACCGCGCTGGAGGTGCTCGAATACGGCGACTACCTCCTGGGCATAAACTCCCGCGATCTGAGGACGTTGGATCTGTCGTTCGAGAGGGCCCTGAACGTGGCGGAGGCCGTGGCTGGCAAGGCGGACTTCATAATAGAGAGCGGCATCAACAAGCCCGGCCAAGTCGAGATGGCTTGCAGGAAGGGGGCTAGGGGGGTCTTGATCGGCACCGCCTTGATGAGGGAGCCGGGTCTCGCAAAGGAGTTGAGAGAGGCCGTGAAAAAATGCTAGATCGCCTTGAGGATCTCCTCCAGCCTCTGCCTCAGCTCTGCAAGCGTCTTCTTGCAGTCGGCTAGTTGCGACTGTAGCTCCGCCGCCTTTTCGCTGGGGACGAACCACTCAACCACAGGCTCGCCGAACGACAGCTTGCCTCCGTCTACTCTGGCCTCCACGGTTATCCTGATTATGTCGAGCTTCCCCACGCCCATCTTTATCAGCTTGTCGTAGATGGACTTGTTAAGCTCGGCGACGGCTCTCAAGATCTCCTCCTGCTTAACCATGTTCTTGAAGGCCGCGAAGGCGGCGCGCCTCAGCTTGTCCGCGTATCTGGCCGCTATGATTACGCCGGTCCTTATCTCCACCACGTTGCCGCCTTTTACTAAGACGCCGCCGTACAGCGCTGACTGCTCCTCAGCCTTCTCCAAATCCCTTTCTACGTTTTCAATAGGTCTCCAGCTCATGTAGATAATCTATTCGTTAATATATTTTACTTAAACGTTAAAAAGAGCTAGGTTGTTGAGGTCATGGCGAAGATGGTGGCCAGCCTATCGGTCACTCCTCTCGGCACGGGGTCCACGCATCTATCCGCCTACGTTAGGGCAGCTACAGAGGTCCTGAAGGAAATGGGGGTGAAGTACAGAACAGGCGCCGGCTTCACCGACATAGAGCTCGACGACTACTCGACGCTGGCGGAGATACTCAAGAGGGTTGAGGACAAGCTGGCCTCCATGGGCGTCAAGCGCGTGGACTTCATCATAAAGATAGACAGGAGGATGGACGAGGAGCTCACCATAGAGGGAAAGATATCGAAAGTGGAAAGGCGCTAGTCGCCGCGATGAAGGCGACTCTGCTGAGCTCGAGCAGATAGCCGAGCACGTCGCCGTTGGCGCCGCCCAGATGTTTATACGCTATATAGTAGGCCGCCGCCGACAGCGCCAGCGCCAGTGAGGAGGAGGGATACGCCATTAAGGCCAAGGCGAGCGCAGGCGTTGCGAAGAGCCACTTCCTCCTCACGGCGTTCACGAAGGCGGAGCCCAGCCCCTCCTTGAAGGGCTTGGAAAAGGCCGCAAGGACGACGACGAGCGACTTCGAGAAGATCTCGCCGAAGATCAACTGCCACGGACTCCTTAGATAGTTGACCGCCAGCGCTACCGCGGCGACGACGGCGAAGATCCCGGCGGTCCCTCTACGGGGATCCTCCAGCGCGGCCCTAGCCCTCTCCCTATCCCTCACCATCAAGGCGTCGGCGGTGTCGGCAAGTCCGTCGAGGTGGTTGAGCCCCGTCAGCAGAAGCAGGAGGAGGTAGGCCGGGAGCGGCCCCAGATAGATTAAGGCCAGCGCGGACAAGCCGCCCAGGATAGGCGCCACGACGTAAGGCAACGCCCAGGCGCAGGAGAAGTCGAGCTCGGCCTTGACGGGCAGTACTGTGAAGAACCCGATCAACGCCCTTACGCACCGCCCGGCTCCCTCCCCGCCTTTAGGTCGGCAGGGCGCTACGCGCCGCATAATGCCCTGATCAGCAAGTCGTCCTCCTCCCTCCTCTTTATCGAGACGCGGGAGTAGCCCGGCATGCCCAAGTCGTCGAGAGGCCTCACCTTGACCTTGTCAGTCCACCCCCTCACTATGAAGA of the Thermoproteus uzoniensis 768-20 genome contains:
- a CDS encoding ArsR/SmtB family transcription factor, with translation MDIDFVLGAKSRVRIIRELYNLSEINTTDLARRLGINYSLLEEHLKVLKEAGIVEEHRIGRIRLVSLRKEPKILQLAKILAELATE
- a CDS encoding ORC1-type DNA replication protein, with protein sequence MRIIVRGDAFSPDFIPPALPHREEQLKQLSAYMRSFLDSPGSFYPRAVLVGRQGSGKTVTLRSFGGSVKPPVKFAYVSCFINRTFTAIVSSLAQQLGIVVPKRGLSRDELVNVFLEQMRDKDLFAIVALDDVFNLAPDAISIFIRMGLETDKLGTHRFGLILVSHTPDFIDALDPSTRGILGKPIVRFPPYTRDQIFDILRQRAEIALAPGSYDEDILDMIADITGAEEGAENKGDARVALDILYRAANNAESDGVSRITPEHVRRASKEVLVGISSDILKGLPLHAKLLLLAIVRALRGGKPYVTFGEVEEMYKVVCEEFGQKPRTHSQLWAYLGELRNKGIVETRLNKKGEGLRGRTTLISIGTEPLDALEKAITSMAIEELR
- a CDS encoding NfeD family protein encodes the protein MIHSTILLLVLAILLVVLGIFGVIPSALAAALASIFIAIYLWALYTRIKFKPPPPKPPVPLNEKATVVEGLKPEGVVKVGGVYWRALCDGCEAKAGEAVVVVGYRDGVLVVRRCSTQ
- a CDS encoding class I SAM-dependent methyltransferase, which translates into the protein MFYAIALAIALVISLHMLWPHLAGRGAGYGTSSLKAAKKSLELVDVKGKRFYELGCGYGAVLVLASRAGAEVVGVEIDPIRALICKLRCPRCRIMWGDMFKIPLGDADVVYIFQWPSVNERLAAKFNKELRKDALVISYYWEVPDMELVAKDDENKIYIYRPKTL
- a CDS encoding DUF3195 domain-containing protein, which produces MAVILATTIGGKEAAIARDLCDCLYGQGDTAVVCEPISPGVFYAKFSDKSVLDRCLSMKYFKAMIKRVELYDGVSDSAPSQGYSRARRVGKYIFIKF
- a CDS encoding anthranilate synthase component I family protein, with the protein product MVKTPLSELPSPKSLARRLYRSGESFVSLLESGPGFPDRARYTIVAWGVKRYVSVLSNSYEELQRMYRGLEPSGGPFGGEMAIGFVSYDAVVEIEPTLAKYVSADKDFPRALFVVPENVVIYDNLLKRAYVVGKLPAYAEAEPERRPNMGRVLYKTDDAFYKAAVSEALRRIRDGEIFQVVLSRREVFEISGDLFSIYERLTSINPSPYMFFFKFGDIALIGTSPELLVKVEGDVVETHPIAGTRPRGADDREDLRLEDEMLSDEKELAEHMMLVDLARNDVGRISRFGTVKVQELMAVEKYSHVQHIVSRVAGVLDPRYNVVDAIWALHPAGTVSGAPKVRAMEIIGELEDMPRGPYAGGFGLLTPRGGELAIIIRTLIIKGDVARIQAGAGVVYDSTPDREYRETEYKLAHLRAVWT
- a CDS encoding anthranilate synthase component II; protein product: MDLTLIIDNYDSFTYNIVQYVGELGSRPLVVRNDEITPSAVERIRPDRIIISPGPGHPENPRDVGISREVVRLFAPRVPILGICLGHQIIGSVFGAKIRHARTIKHGKTSYIKHMGGPLYAGVPEVFKGMRYHSLVVDEVPGSLVVEAVALDDGELMGLRHAEYNVFGVQFHPESIGTEYGKRILKNFLDRI
- a CDS encoding indole-3-glycerol-phosphate synthase, whose product is MNFLEEVRKSLKYRAERPPPREVPLVDFRKALGDFGIIAEYKRASPSGVIRADLPPWRYFEELAQYVDAFSVLTEPFWFMGDLRFVPLAKRFKPVLAKDFVLDKRQIDVFFGYGADAVLIISEFALDKTVELAEYAKRIGMTPLVEVGDAKTALEVLEYGDYLLGINSRDLRTLDLSFERALNVAEAVAGKADFIIESGINKPGQVEMACRKGARGVLIGTALMREPGLAKELREAVKKC
- a CDS encoding DUF2258 domain-containing protein, which codes for MSWRPIENVERDLEKAEEQSALYGGVLVKGGNVVEIRTGVIIAARYADKLRRAAFAAFKNMVKQEEILRAVAELNKSIYDKLIKMGVGKLDIIRITVEARVDGGKLSFGEPVVEWFVPSEKAAELQSQLADCKKTLAELRQRLEEILKAI
- a CDS encoding MTH1187 family thiamine-binding protein, whose product is MAKMVASLSVTPLGTGSTHLSAYVRAATEVLKEMGVKYRTGAGFTDIELDDYSTLAEILKRVEDKLASMGVKRVDFIIKIDRRMDEELTIEGKISKVERR
- the cobS gene encoding adenosylcobinamide-GDP ribazoletransferase; protein product: MRRVAPCRPKGGEGAGRCVRALIGFFTVLPVKAELDFSCAWALPYVVAPILGGLSALALIYLGPLPAYLLLLLLTGLNHLDGLADTADALMVRDRERARAALEDPRRGTAGIFAVVAAVALAVNYLRSPWQLIFGEIFSKSLVVVLAAFSKPFKEGLGSAFVNAVRRKWLFATPALALALMAYPSSSLALALSAAAYYIAYKHLGGANGDVLGYLLELSRVAFIAATSAFPLSISFPLW